From the genome of Sporomusa sphaeroides DSM 2875:
GCCACTCGGTGCCCATTTGGCTCGGCTGTCTGCTGCTCAGTTTTTTGCCGGGAATTAAACACTTTCGGCCATTCATTATCGGCTGGGGTACACATCTGTTATTTGATGCGCTTACCCATGGCGCGTATTCTAATTTCTATCTTTATCCGCTGGCAGCTTACACAGTAGAAAGTCCGGTGTCCTATTGGGAAGGTAATCATTGGTTTCGGGAATTTGGCTATGTTAATACCGGACTTATGGCGGTGGTTGCCATATATTTGGTTTCTGAGTGGTGGAAAAAACGAAAAAGCATTCAATGATTACATAGCAGGTATTCATGTGCCGTGAAATCTGTAGATTTGCCAGAGGACAGCAGAATGACTTAGTAATGCTTATAACAAACATGATATTTGGCAATAATCGTTACTGATTAGTTTTTAAGGCTGAATTTGGGTAAATAATGGGCTTGCAATTAGGAAAAGGTCAAAGTAGAATAAAGTCAAAAGGTCAGTAAAAGTCAGTGATGGATGGCGGGAGGTGGGAATGTGAGCAACTTAGCCGATACTATTGAACAATGGATTTTGCGTCAGATATCACATCAACAGGATGAGATCGTCATTTTGCGGCGCAATGAAATGGCGGAAACGCTTGATTGTGCGCCTTCGCAGATTAGTTATGTGCTTAGCACACGCTTTACGTTAGAACGCGGTTTTATCGTCGAGTCCCGGCGTGGCTCTGGCGGTTTTGTCCGGATTGCCCGCATCCCGGTGCAGACTATTGTCTTCCAGGATGCCGCAAAGCAGATTGATGAGGATTTGAGTTTGGAAGAGGTAAAAGCAATTGTTGTACGCCTGAAGAATCATAATCTCATGACAAACCGTGAGGCTGCGTTGATTTATAAATGTTTTGCCTTCCTTTATGAGCGGCTGGAACCGCGAGAGCGCGTACCGCTGCTGCGATCGCTCCTGATGACGTTAGCCGATCAAAATGAATGAGTACGGAGGCGATAGGTGTGTTATGTGAAGAATGCCAAAAAGAAACTGCCTGTGTGCACATTACCAAAATTATTAATCAGCAAAAGATTGAAAAGCATTTGTGTGAACAGTGTGCACAAAAATCAGGCGAGATGATGGGCAAAAACATTAACAATCTCATAAGTAATAAATTTTCTATCCATGATTTTCTCAAAGATATGTTTAATTATACAGTGCCGGATAATGCCCGGACAATGCTTGAGCCTGTTTGCTCAGAGTGTGGTCTGAGTTATAGTGAGTTCAGCCGCAGCGGCAAATTTGGCTGCAGTGCTTGTTATCAGGCCTTTGGCGGACAGTTGGAGCCGCTGATTAAACGTATGCATGGTACGGCTGCTCATACCGGCAAGGTGCCGAAACGCGGCGGCGTTAAATTTAGCTTGCAGCAGCGCATTAAACATCTGCGCCACGATTTGGAACAGCATGTCAATTGTGAGGAATATGAGCAGGCAGCCAAGCTAAGGGACGAAATCAGAGCATTGGAAAGACAGCTTGCCGAACCGGAGGCCAGGCTGGGCATGAGTGAGGAGGAATAGCATGACTACTATCATGGAAAACCTGCTAAATCAGCCGCTTGTACCCTGGTTGAGCGGAGCCGGTCCGGAAGGCGAAATTGTGTTATCCAGCCGGATCCGCTTGGCTCGCAACTTAAGAAGTCAGCCTTTTCCCGGCCGTGCTTCTGCTGCCGAACTGGGCGAGATTGTCGCAGCGTTACAACAGGTACCGGCAGATCTTGGCGAGGCTGACGGTCATAAATACGAATTGGCAGCCCTTGACGGGTTGTCGCCACTGGCAAGGAATGTATTGGTGGAAAAGCACATTGTTAGTCCCAGTCATATAACAGACCCCGAAAATCGCGCGCTCATTGTCCGTGACGATGCCAGTGTCAGTATTATGGTTAATGAAGAAGACCACCTGCGTTTGCAGTGTTTGGAGGCCGGACTTAATCTTGGCGATGCGCTGGATAAGGCCAATGCGGTTGATGATATCATTGAAGCTAAGCACGATGTTGCGTTTATGGATACTATCGGCTATCTTACCGCTTGTCCCACTAATATCGGTACCGGCCTGCGGGCCTCGGTAATGGTTCATTTACCTGCCTTGGTATTAACCAAACAGATGGGGCGCATGGTGGCTATAGCCACCCAATTGGGTCTAACGGTACGTGGCTTATATGGGGAGGGCTCTGAGGCGGCCGGCAATGTTTTTCAAATATCCAACCAGGTTACTTTGGGCCGTAATGAACAAGATATTGTTACCAGTTTAAACGGGGTTGTCAAACATATCGTGGATAAGGAACGTATGGCCAGAGAGCTGCTGCTCAATGAGTCGCCCGATCTGCTGGCTGACAGGGTATGGCGGGCGTATGGCGTACTCCGTTATGCCCAAAGCATTTGTGCCAATGAAGCTCTGTCGCTGTTAAGCGAGGTGCGGCTGGGGATTGATCTGGGGGTTATTGACGAAGTACTGCCTGAAGTATTTACCAAGCTATTGGTAATGACCAGGCCAAGTTTCTTGCAGAATTTGGCGGGTGATACCGTCTTGCATCAAGCCGACAGCAATAAATTACGGGCCAAACTAATTCGTTCAAGCTTGCAAAAATCGTAATGACTGCTATAAGCTGACAGCATAAAGGAGGGAAAGACATTGTTTAACAGATTTACCGACAGAGCCCGCAAAGTATTAATACTGGCACAGCAGGAAGCGGCCAGATACGGACATGGATATATCGGCACCGAGCATTTGCTGCTGGGACTTTTGCGTGAAGGCGAGGGTGTAGCCGCTAAGGCGCTGGCTTCGCTGGGATTAGAGGTGGATTCCGTACGGGAACAGGTAGAAACCATTCTGGGTACCGGCCAGGAGCAAGCCAACGATATCGGTTATACGCCGCGGGCCAAGAAAGTCATTGAACTGGCAATGGAGGAAGCCTTGCGGCTGGGTCATAATTATGTGGGAACAGAACATATTCTGCTGGGGCTAATCCGGGAGGGAGAAGGTATTGCCGCTCAGGTACTGACAGGTATGGGAGTGGATATTAACCTTATGCGTCAGCGGGTCATTGAAATGCTGGGCGGTTTTGCGATGTCAGGGCAGACGCCCCAGCCCAAAGTGCAGGGAGCTAAACCGGCAGCATCCAGTAATACCCCGCTATTGGATGAATTCGGCCGTGATCTGAATAAAATGTCGCAGGAAGGCAAGATTGATCCTGTTATCGGCCGTGATGCCGAGATTGAGCGGGTTATTCAGATTACCCTCAGACGCACTAAAAACAATCCGGTGCTGATTGGCGAACCGGGGGTTGGCAAGACCGCCATTGCCGAAGGCTTGGCCAGACGCATTGTTGAAGGTCAGGTGCCCGAGATTCTGCGTAATAAACGCGTTGTTTCGCTCAATATGGCATCCATGGTGGCTGGTACCAAGTACCGGGGTGAGTTTGAAGAACGTCTGAAAAAGGTAATTGACGAAATTCGTGAAGCCGGCAATATCGTATTGTTCATTGATGAGCTGCACACCCTGATCGGCGCCGGTGCTGCCGAGGGAGCCATTGATGCGGCCAATATCCTGAAGCCGGCATTAGCCCGGGGCGAATTGCAGGTTATTGGCGCAACCACTCTCAATGAGTACAAAAAATATATAGAAAAAGATGCGGCGCTGGAACGGCGCTTCCAACCCATCACGGTTGGCGAACCGGCTGTGGAAGATGCCATTGCCATTTTAAAAGGAATCAGGGACAAATATGAGGCCTTTCACCGGGCGCAAATTACCGATGAGGCCATTGACGCGGCGGTAAATCTGTCTCACCGGTACATTTCTGACAGGTTTTTGCCTGACAAAGCCATTGACTTAATGGATGAGGCCGCCTCACGGGTACGTTTGCAGGCATTTTCCATTCCGCCTGATGTCAAAGAAATAGAAAAACGCTTGGAACAGGTCCGGACGGAAAAGGAGGGAGCCATCGCCGCGCAGGAATTTGAGCGGGCAGCCAGCCTTCGCGATATGGAGCAGCAGATCCGTGAAGAGCTTGGCGGCAAGCAAAAGCAGGCAAAACAGCGCGGTAATGAACGTATTGTTGTTACCGCTGAGGATATTGCTCATGTGGTGTCTACCTGGACGCGCATTCCGGTTAAGAAATTAGCCGAAGAAGAATCCGAACGGCTGCTGAAGCTGGAGGAAATTCTCCATAACCGGCTGGTCGGCCAGCATGAGGCCGTGCAGGCGGTAGCCCGTGCCGTACGCCGCGCCAGAGCCGGACTTAAAGATCCTAAACGGCCTATTGGCTCCTTCCTGTTCCTGGGGCCGACAGGGGTGGGCAAAACCGAGCTGTCACGCGCTTTGGCCGAGGCCTTATTCGGCGATGAAACCGCGATGATTCGTCTTGATATGTCTGAGTATATGGAAAAACACACGGTGTCCCGGCTTGTTGGCGCTCCTCCCGGCTATGTCGGCTACGAGGAGGGCGGTCAACTGACTGACGCCGTACGCCGCAAACCCTATTCGGTTATTCTTTTGGATGAGATCGAAAAAGCCCATTATGATGTTTTCAATATGTTGCTGCAAGTACTGGAAGACGGCCGTTTAACCGATAGTCAGGGCCGGACGGTTGATTTCAAGAATACTGTCATTATCATGACATCTAATGTTGGTTCACAGCATTTGAAAAAAGATGCGGCCGCGCTTGGCTTTTTATCAGGCGAACGCGCTAAAGCCAATGAGGGGGAAGCAGCTAAAAGCCGGGTATTGGATGAGGTTAAGAGGGTATTTAGACCGGAATTTTTAAACCGGATTGATGAGATCATAGTCTTTAGCAGTCTGACTGACGATGACCTTAAGCAAATTGTAGAGATCATGCTTCAGGAAGTAACCAAACGCCTGGTTCATGCTAATCTCAAGCTTGAGCTGAGCGATTCAGCCAAGCAGGAATTAGTAAAAGAAGGCCGTGATCACGCTTTTGGTGCCCGTCCGCTGCGTCGTGCCATTCAAAAAATGATCGAAGACGAAGTATCTGAGATGATTATCAGGCAATCCATAACCGGCGGTGATACCGTACTGGTGGATGCTGCTGAGAATGGTAAATTAAAGTTTGCCAAAAAAGCCTAATTAGCAGGAAAATTGGCTTATAAGCGCGAAAAAGCACTCAAAATGAGTGCTTTTCGCTGTATTACCAGCATTGCCGCTATTAAAGGAGAATTCGCTTGTCCAAAATTAAAACAAAATTTGTGTGCCAGGAATGTGGTTCAGAAGCAAGTAAATGGCTGGGACGATGTCCGGGTTGCGGTGAATGGAATACCATGGCAGAAGAAGTGGCTGTCAAAAAGTCCGAAGCCCGTTTGACAGCGGCACCTGCGCCGAAACCGCGTCCCATCAATATGGTAGATACGTCGGCTATGCCGCGGTTGTTAACAGGTATAAGTGAATTTGACCGGGTAATTGGCGGCGGTATAGTACCCGGTGCGCTGCTCTTAATCGGTGGTGATCCGGGGATTGGCAAATCGACGCTGCTCTTACAGGTAGCCGCAGGTATTGCCAATACCTATGGGCCTGTTTTGTACATATCTGGTGAAGAATCAGCAGCCCAAATTAAAATAAGAGCCGAAAGACTGGGAAAAATAAGTAATAATTTGTTAATTTTTACAGAGAATAACCTAGAGACCATTGTCCTGGAGGCCTTGCAGCAAAAACCGGCTTTTGTTATCATTGATTCCATTCAGACGATGTTTAGTCCGGAGATTCCGTCAGCTCCGGGCAGTGTCGGCCAGGTCAGGGAAAGTACCGGCAAGCTGATGCGCTTTGCCAAAGAAAGCGGCATTCCCACGGCAATCATCGGCCATGTTACCAAAGACGGCAATATTGCCGGACCACGGCTCTTAGAGCACATGGTGGATGTTGTTCTTTATTTTGAAGGCGAACGCAGTTATGCGTTCCGGGTTCTCAGAGCCATTAAGAACCGGTTTGGTTCAACTAATGAAAGTGGTATTTTTTCTATGGAGGAACATGGCCTGGCTGAAGTAGCCAACCCTTCCGGCCTGTTGCTGGCCGAACGGCCGCAGGGTGCGCCCGGTTCGGTAGTATTAGCCTACCTGGAAGGTGTTCGTTCCCTGTTAATTGAAATCCAGGCTTTAGTGAGTACTACCTGCTTTGGCATGCCACGCCGTATGGCGGCGGGGCTTGACTATAACCGCCTGATTCTGCTCCTGGCAGTACTGGAAAAGCGGGTAGGACTCATGCTGGCTAACCAGGATGCATATGTTAATGCGGTAGGGGGATTTAAAATTGCCGAACCGGCAGCCGATTTACCGGTGGCATTGGCGATAGTGTCAAGCTTTCGCAATATTGCCGTGGATTCGAGTACCGTAGTTATGGGAGAAGTGGGCCTTACCGGCGAAGTTCGGATGATTAGCCGGGCTGAAGCCAGAATTACCGAGGCAGCAGCCCTCGGTTTCAAACGTTTTGTCATTCCTGCCGGGAATCTTTCCGGCCTTAAGTTGCCCCGGACAGCAGGGCTGGATATTATTGGTGTTGCTAGTGTCAGCGAGGCCATGGAGGCGGTATTTGTATGATAAAAAGCCGGGAAGAACGTTCAGAACGTTTATGGGATTCCCGTTTTGTCAAAACCATAAAAACATTGGCGCCAGGTTCACCCATCAGGGATGGCCTGGAAAATATTCTTAGAGCTAAGATGGGAGCCTTGGTGCTGGTGGGGGATAACCCGGCCACACTTGAAATTGTTGATGGCGGGTTTGAGCTGAATTCAGAATATACACCGGCCGGTTTTTATGAACTGGCTAAAATGGATGGAGCCATCGTGCTCTCCCAGGACGGCAAACGAATCTTGTCTGCCAATACCCAGCTGATGCCTGATCCAAGTATTCCAACCACTGAAACCGGCACACGCCATCGTACCGCCGAACGGGCGGCCAAACAGACCGGTGCGCTGGTGGTAGCCATTTCCCAGCGCCGTAATATTATTACCGTATACCTGGGGCAATTGCGGTACACGCTGAAGGATATTCCGGTAATACTCAATCGTGCCAATCAGGCGCTGCAAACCTTGGAAAAGTATCGCAATGTGCTGGATAAAGGTCTTACTAATTTAAGTGCGCTGGAATTTGAGGAATTGGTCACCCTCTATGATGTGGCCCTGGTGCTTATCCGGGCCGAGCAGGTCAACCGGATTGCGATGGAAATTGAACGTAATGTAATTGAGCTGGGCTCAGAAGGAAAACTGGTCAGCATGCAGATGGAAGAACTTATTTCCGGCGTAGATGTCGCCGCTTTATTAATTAAAGATTATTGCAATACTACTGAGTTAAAAGACTATGAACTGGTAAGAGAACAAATTGCCGAACTGCCTGAAGAGAACCTTGAGCCGTTCACGATATGCCGGATGCTGGGATATGGTGTTAGTCCCACCGCCATGGATATTCCTGTTGTGCCACGCGGCTACCGGGTGCTGAGACAGATTTCCCGCCTGCCGCTCTTAGTGGGGGAAAAGCTGGTGACGCATTTTAAAACCTTGCAGCGGATTTATAATGCCAGCCTGGCAGAGCTTGATGAAGTGGAAGGCATTGGCGAAGTGCGGGCCAAAGCAGTAAAAGACGGACTAAAGAGGGTGCGGGAGCAGGCCCTTTTAGACCGCCATCTGTAGGCTGGTAGCTTTATGTTGGTCACTTTTGATATAACTCTAAATTTAAGTCTTCCACAAACCGGGCGTAAGCCTGGTTTTCTTCCACTTTGACAATTTTATAGCGTTTGTTTTTATCACTGATCAGTTCGTCGCCAACGCTGACCACCAGCGGGACATACATCAGGACTTCGTTGGTAGCTTCATCATGTATAATATAGTGGTCATACATTTTTTGCGGGGCTTGTTCGGGTTTTTGCTGAGTGGAAAACAGGCTCAGGGGCAGATAATGAAGCACTCCTGCCGTGGCAACGGCAGCTAAAACCAGGAAGCAAACCAGTTTGATCAAAAACTTTTTACTCAAACGGCTTCCCCCTTACTTTTTCCGTTTTTTACGCGACCCCAAAAAATTAGTGAACTCATATTTGAAAAAGTGATGGAGCTTTTTCTTGGCTTCCTGCCAATTGCCGGTGCTAAGAAACAGAAAGGCAGCTATGCCAACAGTTAATACCGCCACCATTACCAAAATATCATACCCGGGGGCTGTGTCGGTAGGAACATAAGAAGTGGCCGTACCACCGGTATTATTATCGTTTATTTCCGTATAGGTACCAGCCTGACCGGCCTCGGCTTTGCCGCCGCTATTGCCGCCGGGCGGTCCCAGAAACGAAGGGACTACATTGGCAAATAGCGTAATACTGCGCTCGGCAGCTTCGCGGCTGTTATGCTCGGTTCCTACTTCCACTAATATTGCTCTGGGGCTTAAATCCTGATTGTAATTACCACGGGCAATGAATATGCCGCGGATAAGTCCGCGATATTTGGCGTCAGTGGCGCGCTTAATGCTTCTGGCAAAGTCCAGGGTGGTCTTTTGATTTTGATTTTGACGTCCCACCACCAGCATCAATTTGCAGACAGACTGTCCATTGATGGTAGTACTGTATACTTTTAGCGGAGCGCTGTCGCGGTGGAGATCAAACAGGGCGATCGGCTGCTGCTGCAAAAGTTTCATGGCAGTACGCCGGGAGCGATGATAGGCATTGGCATCATGCGGGTCATGCAGGGTCTTGGAATGAATAACCTGGTAGCCCAGTTCGGTTAATCTCTTTTCAAAGGCATCGCCGACAAGCATGATTGAGCCTTTGCCTTTTTGAGAAGGTCTGCCGTCAGTAGGAGTATAGGATTCGTCGGTGTGAGTATGATAGATAGCAATTTTGGGCTTAGGTGCATTGGGTGGTGGCGCCTGAACGAAAATTGCGTCATCAGGAGCTTGGGCCGAAACCTTTTCCATGGTCCGGCAGCGGGCTATTGCGCCTTCCACCTCAGTAATTTCATACAAGGTATCATCTTCAGCAATATATTGATCACCTAAGTGAACTTCGTGACCTGTCTGCAGCACAATAATTCCCTGCTCATCCATTACAGTCATATAACCGGAAAGCAATTCGCCGCCGTCTAACAGTTCCGCTTCAGGCAGAGCGGCCGCAGGCAGGCTGCCAAGGCTTAGCACCACTACTACATTCAGTATAATTCGCAAAAAATAGCGCATATTTACCCCCCTTTACCAGTATCATTCCCGCAGGAAAAATGTTTATCCGATAACTAAGCCGTTCTAATACTCCCAGTTTTTTCAAGTGGAGTTAGAACGGCTTAGCTTATTTCAAGCTATATTGTTGTTGCCGGAAAAGCCATATTCATTGATTACAGGACAAAAAAAATACAGCCTTATGTAAAAGACTGTGTTTCTGTAAGTATCAGGTCAAATGAAAGGCACCCAATGTTTTAACATTTTTATATTCTTGCTGCATTACCTGGTGCAGAGACAATCCGGTAGCATTACACAAAGCGGCCAGATAAAACATACTGTGGCCTATTTCTGTGGCGATGATTTCCCGGCATTGCGCGCAGGGTTCGCCTACCAGATGGGAAGACATATGCTCTTTGAGTTCGCTGTAGGTTGTTGTTTCGGGAGCCGATTGGCGTGCAGCCGCAACCTGGACACAGCCGCAGCCGGTAACCGCTTTGGCAACAGCTCTGTTTACCCGGGCCGACGCTTCCTGATATTTTGTCAAAACGTCAAGTACACTGCGGTGGCGGATTAAGTATTCGTCTACAGCAGACTGAAAGTCTGAACAACATTTATTATCATGCATGTTGGGTACACCTCGCTTTGCCTTTATTATATAAACTGCTCTCCCTAGTTGTCAATGTGTGGTGATTAAGAAAGATTTTCTCACATTTGAGACATATTATTGACAAGAGTTAATTATACATGCTACAATAACTAATTTTGACAAAAGATTAAGCAGTATGCTATACTAAAAATTAGTACACCCAAGGTGAAGTTTCATCTGGACGTATTTTTTTATTCAAAGTAGGACATAATTAAAATGTGTGTTTCCACTTTTTGGATGAAATAAATTTTTATTAAGAAAGGAGGTAGAGACTGTGATTGATAAAACACTTAGACTACTGATTACTTTTTTGGCGGCAGTGGGTGGGCTTATGATAACCGATAGGATTATTCCTCTGCTGGCTACTGTCGTAGGTGAAGAATTTTTGAGGATTGGTGTATTTGGCATTACCATGACTACGATTCTCACATTTGTGTTTGGTGGTTTGGTTGGGGGAATTGTTGGTTTTGTGGTAGCGCCGTTGCTCTTAAAATATTTATGGAACTTCACTTACTGGCTGGAGCTACGCTTAAACAAGATGCCTGGATATGATGTTCTGGCAGGTGTCTTGGGGTTAGCCACTGGACTAATAATTTCTAATTTACTTGGACCGGCTTTCATGCCGATTCCTATTGTTGGGAAATATGTTCCGCTGATACTTAGTGTTATTTTGGGATACTTGGGGATCAATGTCGCCATTAGAAAACGCGAGGAATTATTTAATATGTTTTCTAATCTGCCGGCTTTGCCTTGGCTCAGCCGGGATGGCAAAGAGCGGTCAAAGGATAAGACGGACAGCATTTGCCAGGCGAAAATACTGGATACCAGCGTTATTATTGATGGACGTATCGCTGATATTTGTAAAAGCGGATTCATTGAGGGGCCTCTTGTCATCCCGGTGTTTGTTTTGGAAGAACTGCAGCATATCGCTGATTCTTCTGATCTGCTCAAACGCAACCGGGGGCGGCGGGGACTGGATATTTTAAACCGTATGCAGAAAGAACTTGAGCTTAATATACAGATTGACAATCGTGATTTTGATGATATTACTGAAGTAGATTCGAAGCTTATCAAATTAGGTCAGGTGCTCAAGGCCAAAGTCATAACGAATGATTATAACCTGAATAAAGTGGCCGAACTTCAAGGTGTATCTGTTCTCAATATTAATGAACTGTCTAATGCCGTCAAACCCGTAGTACTGCCAGGGGAAGAAATGGTAGTACATGTAGTAAAGGATGGCAAGGAGTTCGGGCAGGGAGTAGCTTACCTTGATGACGGTACGATGATTGTCGTCGATGGCGGTAAAAAACACATTGGCGAAACGGTCGGAGTACTGGTAACTTCGGTATTGCAGACTGCCGCCGGACGAATGATTTTTGCTAAGCCTAAAGTGCTAATGTAATTATATGCCTTCAAGCCTTACAGGCTTGAAGGCTTTTGCAATATAAGGGGGGAGCATAATTTATGGTATGT
Proteins encoded in this window:
- a CDS encoding CtsR family transcriptional regulator, translated to MSNLADTIEQWILRQISHQQDEIVILRRNEMAETLDCAPSQISYVLSTRFTLERGFIVESRRGSGGFVRIARIPVQTIVFQDAAKQIDEDLSLEEVKAIVVRLKNHNLMTNREAALIYKCFAFLYERLEPRERVPLLRSLLMTLADQNE
- a CDS encoding UvrB/UvrC motif-containing protein; protein product: MLCEECQKETACVHITKIINQQKIEKHLCEQCAQKSGEMMGKNINNLISNKFSIHDFLKDMFNYTVPDNARTMLEPVCSECGLSYSEFSRSGKFGCSACYQAFGGQLEPLIKRMHGTAAHTGKVPKRGGVKFSLQQRIKHLRHDLEQHVNCEEYEQAAKLRDEIRALERQLAEPEARLGMSEEE
- a CDS encoding protein arginine kinase, whose protein sequence is MTTIMENLLNQPLVPWLSGAGPEGEIVLSSRIRLARNLRSQPFPGRASAAELGEIVAALQQVPADLGEADGHKYELAALDGLSPLARNVLVEKHIVSPSHITDPENRALIVRDDASVSIMVNEEDHLRLQCLEAGLNLGDALDKANAVDDIIEAKHDVAFMDTIGYLTACPTNIGTGLRASVMVHLPALVLTKQMGRMVAIATQLGLTVRGLYGEGSEAAGNVFQISNQVTLGRNEQDIVTSLNGVVKHIVDKERMARELLLNESPDLLADRVWRAYGVLRYAQSICANEALSLLSEVRLGIDLGVIDEVLPEVFTKLLVMTRPSFLQNLAGDTVLHQADSNKLRAKLIRSSLQKS
- a CDS encoding ATP-dependent Clp protease ATP-binding subunit; this translates as MFNRFTDRARKVLILAQQEAARYGHGYIGTEHLLLGLLREGEGVAAKALASLGLEVDSVREQVETILGTGQEQANDIGYTPRAKKVIELAMEEALRLGHNYVGTEHILLGLIREGEGIAAQVLTGMGVDINLMRQRVIEMLGGFAMSGQTPQPKVQGAKPAASSNTPLLDEFGRDLNKMSQEGKIDPVIGRDAEIERVIQITLRRTKNNPVLIGEPGVGKTAIAEGLARRIVEGQVPEILRNKRVVSLNMASMVAGTKYRGEFEERLKKVIDEIREAGNIVLFIDELHTLIGAGAAEGAIDAANILKPALARGELQVIGATTLNEYKKYIEKDAALERRFQPITVGEPAVEDAIAILKGIRDKYEAFHRAQITDEAIDAAVNLSHRYISDRFLPDKAIDLMDEAASRVRLQAFSIPPDVKEIEKRLEQVRTEKEGAIAAQEFERAASLRDMEQQIREELGGKQKQAKQRGNERIVVTAEDIAHVVSTWTRIPVKKLAEEESERLLKLEEILHNRLVGQHEAVQAVARAVRRARAGLKDPKRPIGSFLFLGPTGVGKTELSRALAEALFGDETAMIRLDMSEYMEKHTVSRLVGAPPGYVGYEEGGQLTDAVRRKPYSVILLDEIEKAHYDVFNMLLQVLEDGRLTDSQGRTVDFKNTVIIMTSNVGSQHLKKDAAALGFLSGERAKANEGEAAKSRVLDEVKRVFRPEFLNRIDEIIVFSSLTDDDLKQIVEIMLQEVTKRLVHANLKLELSDSAKQELVKEGRDHAFGARPLRRAIQKMIEDEVSEMIIRQSITGGDTVLVDAAENGKLKFAKKA
- the radA gene encoding DNA repair protein RadA; translated protein: MSKIKTKFVCQECGSEASKWLGRCPGCGEWNTMAEEVAVKKSEARLTAAPAPKPRPINMVDTSAMPRLLTGISEFDRVIGGGIVPGALLLIGGDPGIGKSTLLLQVAAGIANTYGPVLYISGEESAAQIKIRAERLGKISNNLLIFTENNLETIVLEALQQKPAFVIIDSIQTMFSPEIPSAPGSVGQVRESTGKLMRFAKESGIPTAIIGHVTKDGNIAGPRLLEHMVDVVLYFEGERSYAFRVLRAIKNRFGSTNESGIFSMEEHGLAEVANPSGLLLAERPQGAPGSVVLAYLEGVRSLLIEIQALVSTTCFGMPRRMAAGLDYNRLILLLAVLEKRVGLMLANQDAYVNAVGGFKIAEPAADLPVALAIVSSFRNIAVDSSTVVMGEVGLTGEVRMISRAEARITEAAALGFKRFVIPAGNLSGLKLPRTAGLDIIGVASVSEAMEAVFV
- the disA gene encoding DNA integrity scanning diadenylate cyclase DisA, which encodes MIKSREERSERLWDSRFVKTIKTLAPGSPIRDGLENILRAKMGALVLVGDNPATLEIVDGGFELNSEYTPAGFYELAKMDGAIVLSQDGKRILSANTQLMPDPSIPTTETGTRHRTAERAAKQTGALVVAISQRRNIITVYLGQLRYTLKDIPVILNRANQALQTLEKYRNVLDKGLTNLSALEFEELVTLYDVALVLIRAEQVNRIAMEIERNVIELGSEGKLVSMQMEELISGVDVAALLIKDYCNTTELKDYELVREQIAELPEENLEPFTICRMLGYGVSPTAMDIPVVPRGYRVLRQISRLPLLVGEKLVTHFKTLQRIYNASLAELDEVEGIGEVRAKAVKDGLKRVREQALLDRHL
- a CDS encoding stage II sporulation protein P; the protein is MSKKFLIKLVCFLVLAAVATAGVLHYLPLSLFSTQQKPEQAPQKMYDHYIIHDEATNEVLMYVPLVVSVGDELISDKNKRYKIVKVEENQAYARFVEDLNLELYQK
- the spoIIP gene encoding stage II sporulation protein P codes for the protein MRYFLRIILNVVVVLSLGSLPAAALPEAELLDGGELLSGYMTVMDEQGIIVLQTGHEVHLGDQYIAEDDTLYEITEVEGAIARCRTMEKVSAQAPDDAIFVQAPPPNAPKPKIAIYHTHTDESYTPTDGRPSQKGKGSIMLVGDAFEKRLTELGYQVIHSKTLHDPHDANAYHRSRRTAMKLLQQQPIALFDLHRDSAPLKVYSTTINGQSVCKLMLVVGRQNQNQKTTLDFARSIKRATDAKYRGLIRGIFIARGNYNQDLSPRAILVEVGTEHNSREAAERSITLFANVVPSFLGPPGGNSGGKAEAGQAGTYTEINDNNTGGTATSYVPTDTAPGYDILVMVAVLTVGIAAFLFLSTGNWQEAKKKLHHFFKYEFTNFLGSRKKRKK
- a CDS encoding DUF1573 domain-containing protein; the protein is MHDNKCCSDFQSAVDEYLIRHRSVLDVLTKYQEASARVNRAVAKAVTGCGCVQVAAARQSAPETTTYSELKEHMSSHLVGEPCAQCREIIATEIGHSMFYLAALCNATGLSLHQVMQQEYKNVKTLGAFHLT
- a CDS encoding PIN/TRAM domain-containing protein → MDKTLRLLITFLAAVGGLMITDRIIPLLATVVGEEFLRIGVFGITMTTILTFVFGGLVGGIVGFVVAPLLLKYLWNFTYWLELRLNKMPGYDVLAGVLGLATGLIISNLLGPAFMPIPIVGKYVPLILSVILGYLGINVAIRKREELFNMFSNLPALPWLSRDGKERSKDKTDSICQAKILDTSVIIDGRIADICKSGFIEGPLVIPVFVLEELQHIADSSDLLKRNRGRRGLDILNRMQKELELNIQIDNRDFDDITEVDSKLIKLGQVLKAKVITNDYNLNKVAELQGVSVLNINELSNAVKPVVLPGEEMVVHVVKDGKEFGQGVAYLDDGTMIVVDGGKKHIGETVGVLVTSVLQTAAGRMIFAKPKVLM